Proteins encoded together in one Oceanobacillus iheyensis HTE831 window:
- a CDS encoding transporter substrate-binding domain-containing protein yields the protein MKGIKSILTLILILILSACGSSNNEEGNASDERWEEINTSGEIVVGTSGTLFPASYYEGDKLTGFDVEVMREVAKRLNLDVTFETMGVDSMLSAIQSGRIDVAANQIEPTEKRQKEFNFSEPYKYSYTTMVVRKGDNSGINSLEDLEGKKAGGGATTVYSQIAEHFGAEVVTYGNAPNEAYLRDVHNGRTDVVINDYYLQKFGIAEFPEFDIHLHPELRFRTTEQSIVIPNGETKLTTEINQVLEEMRNDGTLSDLAIQYFEEDASKKPNLEMDEIEGLDL from the coding sequence TTGAAAGGAATAAAATCAATCCTTACTTTAATTTTAATTTTAATACTAAGTGCATGTGGCAGTTCCAATAATGAGGAAGGAAATGCAAGCGACGAGCGATGGGAAGAAATTAATACAAGTGGAGAAATTGTAGTTGGTACATCTGGTACGTTATTTCCTGCATCTTATTATGAAGGGGATAAACTAACTGGATTCGATGTTGAAGTGATGCGAGAAGTTGCCAAGAGATTGAATTTAGATGTTACCTTTGAAACTATGGGCGTCGATAGCATGCTGTCAGCAATTCAAAGCGGAAGAATTGATGTTGCAGCCAATCAAATCGAACCAACGGAGAAACGTCAGAAGGAATTTAATTTCAGTGAACCATATAAATATTCGTATACTACGATGGTAGTGCGTAAAGGCGATAATTCTGGAATCAATTCATTAGAAGATTTAGAGGGGAAAAAAGCTGGCGGTGGAGCAACAACCGTCTATAGTCAGATTGCAGAGCATTTTGGAGCAGAAGTGGTTACTTATGGAAATGCGCCCAATGAAGCATATTTACGTGATGTACATAATGGAAGAACAGACGTAGTAATCAATGATTATTATCTGCAGAAATTTGGGATTGCCGAATTTCCTGAATTTGATATCCATCTCCATCCGGAATTACGATTTAGAACTACGGAGCAATCAATTGTGATCCCCAATGGTGAAACGAAGCTAACAACCGAAATAAATCAAGTTCTCGAAGAAATGCGCAATGATGGGACACTATCCGATTTGGCCATTCAATATTTTGAGGAAGATGCTTCTAAAAAGCCTAATTTAGAAATGGATGAGATAGAGGGGCTGGATTTATAA
- a CDS encoding methyl-accepting chemotaxis protein has product MQASMYEDDGEQVFQRFMQYIELRPEVLSVFIGTETGDFLQEPSLVQDSSYDPTERPWYVASMENQDNVIISDPYHAASTGELVVTVSKAMEDGSGVVALDLSIDYIQEIASGVNIGEDGYVILLDQAQNIIYHPEQEAGTKGEEEIYSKIYENKNGELTYTYHSDDKLLHFDTNELTGWKVVGTMDRGEIKDMMLPVFWTTLGLVIGSTILGGIMILLIIRSVLKPIHALKETALIISTGDLTQTIDVRTNDEIGQLGMAFNQMQDGLKELIRDVEFNAQQVAASAEQLNANADQMTSSTEQVSTAIQEVSSSAESQLNGTEESANSLEEVSAGVEKIVDSATAVSGYVEEMNSQAEVGGQAVHNTLEQMNAIQESVSNSNQMIGSLLERSKEVTTILSAITDISEQTNLLALNAAIEAVRAGEHGRGFAVVADEVRKLAEQSQNSANDINVILEGIQHDIQTTVDGMSTVTDKVTSGVEVSYDAIDKFGQIMQTSIKIRPQVEEVTAISEEMAAAVQQVTATAIDLANIARSNAASSEEVAASTEEQLASMEEISASAKSLTDMAEELTEKIAKYNY; this is encoded by the coding sequence ATACAAGCATCCATGTATGAAGATGACGGCGAACAAGTCTTTCAACGTTTTATGCAGTATATAGAATTACGACCAGAAGTATTAAGTGTATTTATTGGTACAGAGACAGGAGATTTCTTGCAAGAGCCTTCCTTGGTTCAAGACTCAAGCTATGATCCAACAGAACGTCCATGGTACGTGGCTTCGATGGAAAACCAAGATAATGTGATTATTTCTGATCCATATCATGCAGCAAGCACTGGGGAACTTGTGGTTACAGTATCTAAAGCAATGGAAGATGGATCAGGGGTCGTAGCATTAGATTTATCGATTGACTATATTCAAGAAATCGCATCTGGAGTAAATATTGGTGAAGATGGCTATGTTATTTTATTAGATCAAGCGCAAAATATTATTTATCATCCAGAGCAAGAAGCTGGTACGAAGGGTGAAGAAGAAATTTATAGCAAAATATATGAGAACAAAAATGGTGAGTTAACCTATACGTACCATAGTGATGATAAGCTCTTACACTTTGATACAAATGAGCTGACAGGTTGGAAGGTTGTCGGAACGATGGATCGAGGAGAAATCAAAGACATGATGTTGCCTGTTTTTTGGACAACATTAGGCCTCGTCATAGGTTCCACCATTTTAGGAGGCATTATGATACTCCTTATTATTCGATCTGTATTGAAACCGATTCATGCGTTGAAAGAAACAGCACTTATCATTAGCACTGGTGATTTAACTCAGACTATTGATGTGAGAACAAACGATGAAATTGGTCAGTTAGGAATGGCCTTTAATCAAATGCAAGACGGTCTAAAGGAACTAATTCGTGATGTAGAATTTAATGCACAACAAGTAGCCGCTTCTGCAGAACAATTAAATGCCAATGCAGATCAAATGACAAGCTCAACGGAGCAAGTGTCAACAGCAATTCAAGAAGTTTCTTCTAGTGCTGAAAGTCAACTGAATGGTACCGAAGAAAGTGCTAATTCTTTAGAAGAAGTATCAGCAGGAGTCGAAAAAATTGTTGATAGTGCAACAGCGGTATCAGGTTATGTGGAAGAAATGAATAGTCAAGCAGAGGTTGGTGGACAAGCGGTACACAATACTTTAGAACAGATGAATGCAATTCAGGAGTCTGTGTCCAACTCGAATCAAATGATTGGGTCTTTATTAGAACGTTCGAAAGAAGTAACTACAATACTAAGCGCAATTACGGATATCTCCGAACAAACTAACCTACTAGCGTTAAATGCTGCAATTGAAGCAGTGAGAGCTGGAGAACATGGAAGGGGATTCGCAGTTGTTGCTGATGAAGTCCGTAAACTAGCGGAGCAATCACAGAACTCGGCAAATGATATTAACGTTATTCTAGAAGGAATTCAACATGATATCCAAACAACAGTGGATGGAATGTCAACCGTAACAGATAAGGTTACTTCAGGTGTAGAAGTGTCCTATGATGCAATAGATAAATTTGGTCAAATTATGCAGACGAGTATTAAAATCCGACCACAAGTAGAAGAAGTAACTGCCATCTCTGAAGAAATGGCTGCAGCAGTACAACAAGTCACTGCAACAGCGATCGATTTAGCAAACATTGCAAGAAGTAATGCCGCATCCTCTGAAGAAGTAGCAGCTTCAACAGAAGAACAACTAGCATCCATGGAGGAAATCTCTGCTTCAGCCAAATCTTTAACAGATATGGCAGAAGAGTTAACCGAAAAAATCGCAAAATATAATTATTAA
- a CDS encoding YjfB family protein, whose translation MDIAGLSIAMSQANVKQQISFGLMNKVMDQSEQQGSDLLKMLDQPMHPNLGQSIDIKG comes from the coding sequence ATGGACATAGCAGGATTATCCATTGCAATGAGTCAGGCGAATGTAAAGCAACAAATATCCTTTGGCTTGATGAATAAGGTAATGGATCAATCGGAGCAACAAGGTTCGGATTTATTAAAAATGCTCGATCAGCCGATGCATCCTAACCTAGGTCAATCTATAGATATAAAAGGATAA
- a CDS encoding YitT family protein: MKNYAFLILGTFFFAVSVAIFAMPNSLAEGGVPGLSLLIYHSMGISPALTTLIINTLTLLIGYRYLPPDMIIKSIVTIPLFSFFIFVLEGLDTGIPDPLLAALFTGVFTGIGFGFIFRSGSTTGGTSTIARMLNYKFGWELTGTNFVLDAAIVLSGIFVIGPLYTMYTVFALFVGKRVTDYVLEGFESKKVVHIFSVKTEEVEKAIQTNLGAHTTVLRAKENEDGIEENLIYVAIPKQRLFYLKKLIQSIDDSAFTVFHTVKDVTGGSFSEAYHPGQKTFRNKKQEQRYYKEQAIEEKEKN, encoded by the coding sequence ATGAAGAATTATGCTTTCTTAATTTTAGGTACCTTCTTTTTTGCTGTGTCCGTAGCAATATTTGCAATGCCGAATTCATTAGCCGAAGGTGGAGTACCTGGTCTCTCACTGCTTATCTATCATAGTATGGGGATTTCTCCTGCGCTTACTACGCTCATCATAAATACACTCACCCTTTTAATTGGTTATCGTTACTTGCCACCAGATATGATTATCAAATCAATTGTCACCATCCCGTTATTCTCGTTTTTCATTTTTGTATTAGAAGGGCTAGATACTGGCATTCCTGATCCACTTTTAGCAGCATTATTCACCGGGGTATTTACTGGAATTGGTTTTGGATTTATCTTTCGTTCCGGTAGTACAACTGGTGGTACATCAACGATCGCAAGAATGTTAAATTATAAATTTGGTTGGGAATTAACTGGGACAAATTTCGTTTTAGATGCAGCGATTGTTCTTTCTGGGATATTTGTCATTGGTCCGCTTTACACGATGTATACTGTTTTCGCATTATTTGTGGGAAAAAGAGTGACAGATTATGTTCTGGAAGGGTTTGAATCTAAAAAAGTAGTTCATATATTCTCTGTTAAAACAGAAGAAGTTGAAAAAGCAATCCAAACAAATCTTGGTGCGCATACGACTGTCTTAAGAGCAAAAGAAAATGAAGATGGTATAGAGGAAAACCTTATTTATGTCGCTATTCCCAAACAGCGATTGTTCTATCTAAAGAAATTAATACAAAGTATTGATGATTCAGCATTCACGGTATTTCATACAGTGAAAGACGTTACCGGCGGAAGTTTTTCAGAAGCATATCATCCAGGTCAAAAAACGTTTCGAAATAAAAAGCAGGAACAGCGATATTATAAAGAACAAGCCATTGAAGAAAAAGAAAAAAACTAA
- a CDS encoding aspartyl-phosphate phosphatase Spo0E family protein encodes MMTKVDKLNQQVEATRREMYAAYEQNPNDPYVLQLSQSLDHLLNELTHALNEHPRNNISRNL; translated from the coding sequence ATGATGACCAAAGTAGATAAATTGAATCAACAAGTAGAAGCTACACGAAGAGAAATGTATGCAGCATATGAACAAAATCCCAATGACCCTTATGTGCTTCAACTATCACAGTCATTAGACCATCTATTAAATGAACTCACGCACGCTTTAAACGAACATCCCAGAAACAATATTAGCCGAAATTTATAA
- a CDS encoding ABC transporter ATP-binding protein yields the protein MGAVFLENVRKDFGKVTVLKNINLDIKEGEFFALLGPSGCGKTTTMRCIAGFENPTSGSIKIGNQEVNRFAPNQRNCGMVFQSYALFPHMNVFDNVAYSLNIKELRQGNPFKKIAVYTRMLNSRIVKYTKTIEEKVMGILEYVELLDHAHKLTGELSGGQQQRVALARALIMEPEVLLMDEPLSNLDLKLRHTMRNTIRRIQQDLKITTIFVTHDQEEAMSMADRIAVMKDGEILQVGTPTDLYSHPKTPFIADFVGTSNINMGKVISSEPGRTTIQIGDQTIQSAQETNKEEVQVIIRPENFIIIKDTDQHAYDNQFKGTIQIATYLGSIVRYEVKVGGQLLIIDTTYESGDSILKNGTAVQLGVLPERVLLI from the coding sequence ATGGGGGCAGTTTTTCTAGAGAATGTGCGAAAGGATTTTGGTAAAGTAACGGTACTTAAAAATATAAATTTGGATATTAAAGAGGGTGAGTTTTTCGCTCTCTTAGGTCCATCCGGTTGTGGAAAAACGACGACAATGCGCTGTATTGCTGGTTTTGAAAATCCAACAAGCGGATCAATTAAAATTGGCAATCAAGAAGTAAATCGCTTTGCTCCAAATCAACGAAATTGCGGCATGGTATTCCAGAGTTATGCATTATTTCCACATATGAATGTATTTGATAATGTTGCCTATAGTTTAAATATTAAAGAGTTACGGCAAGGAAACCCGTTTAAAAAAATAGCAGTATATACGCGCATGCTTAATAGCAGGATTGTAAAGTATACAAAAACAATTGAAGAAAAAGTGATGGGGATCTTAGAATATGTGGAGTTGCTAGATCATGCCCATAAATTAACCGGAGAATTATCTGGTGGACAACAACAGCGGGTAGCCCTGGCAAGGGCGTTAATCATGGAACCAGAAGTATTGTTAATGGATGAACCATTATCTAACTTAGACTTAAAACTTCGGCATACGATGCGAAATACGATTCGACGTATCCAACAAGATCTCAAGATTACGACAATCTTCGTAACCCATGATCAAGAGGAAGCGATGAGTATGGCTGATCGTATAGCGGTGATGAAAGATGGAGAAATTTTACAAGTTGGAACACCAACCGATTTATATAGTCATCCGAAAACACCGTTTATCGCTGACTTTGTAGGAACTTCGAATATTAATATGGGGAAAGTTATCTCTTCAGAACCAGGTAGGACAACGATTCAAATTGGTGATCAGACGATCCAATCAGCTCAAGAGACGAACAAAGAGGAAGTACAAGTAATTATTCGACCAGAAAATTTTATTATCATAAAAGATACCGATCAGCATGCATATGATAATCAATTTAAAGGAACCATCCAAATTGCGACTTATTTAGGATCTATTGTCCGTTATGAAGTCAAGGTGGGAGGGCAGTTACTTATTATTGATACCACATATGAATCGGGTGATAGTATTTTGAAAAACGGTACAGCAGTCCAACTTGGCGTGTTACCTGAGAGGGTGTTATTAATATGA
- a CDS encoding GlsB/YeaQ/YmgE family stress response membrane protein yields the protein MLSFIWSLIIGGILGWIASLIVGKDLPGGIIGNILAGFVGAWLGSLILGSWGPEIGGFFIVPALIGAIILIFIVSFIMRAIRR from the coding sequence ATGTTAAGTTTTATTTGGAGTTTAATTATAGGTGGTATTCTTGGTTGGATTGCTAGCTTGATTGTCGGAAAAGATTTACCTGGCGGGATAATTGGAAATATATTAGCAGGTTTTGTTGGTGCATGGTTAGGGTCATTGATTTTAGGAAGTTGGGGACCTGAAATTGGTGGGTTCTTTATTGTTCCTGCATTAATCGGTGCAATTATTTTAATCTTTATTGTTAGTTTCATTATGCGCGCAATAAGAAGATAA
- a CDS encoding flagellin, with amino-acid sequence MIINHNISALNAHRQLGANQGGVQGSLEKLSSGLQINKAGDDAAGLAISEKMRGQINGLEMATKNAQDGISLIQTAEGALNETHSILQRMRELAVQSSSDTNTEADRAELQKEVDQLAEEITRISSDTEFNTQTLLDGDFSATFQIGANSGQNISISVGEMSAGALKVGDTYTATSATEIEFSDGSTATFEDAINVGDDLSGTPATEDDVQAAGYYDGAGNLVVAADEAFAADTTGSVGINISNRDQADAAITTIDSAIQTVSAQRSNLGAVQNRLEHTINNLGTSAENLTAAESRIRDVDMAKEMMEFTKNNILSQAAQSMLAQANQQPQGVLQLLQ; translated from the coding sequence ATGATTATCAATCACAACATTTCAGCTCTTAATGCACATCGTCAATTAGGAGCAAATCAAGGCGGAGTTCAAGGATCTTTAGAAAAGCTTTCTTCAGGACTTCAAATCAACAAAGCTGGAGATGACGCTGCAGGTCTAGCAATCTCTGAGAAAATGCGTGGACAAATTAATGGTCTAGAAATGGCTACTAAAAACGCACAAGACGGTATTTCTTTAATTCAAACTGCTGAAGGAGCATTGAATGAAACTCATTCTATCCTTCAACGTATGCGTGAATTAGCTGTACAAAGTTCAAGTGATACTAACACTGAAGCAGACCGTGCAGAACTTCAAAAAGAAGTAGATCAATTAGCAGAAGAAATTACTCGTATTTCATCTGATACTGAATTTAATACGCAAACTCTATTAGATGGTGATTTCTCAGCTACTTTCCAAATTGGAGCTAACTCCGGACAAAATATTAGTATTTCTGTAGGTGAAATGTCTGCAGGTGCACTAAAAGTTGGAGATACGTATACTGCTACAAGTGCTACAGAGATTGAGTTCTCTGATGGATCAACAGCAACTTTTGAAGATGCTATTAATGTCGGTGATGATTTAAGCGGGACTCCTGCTACTGAAGATGATGTACAAGCAGCTGGGTACTATGATGGAGCTGGAAACTTAGTTGTTGCAGCAGATGAAGCATTCGCTGCTGATACTACAGGTAGTGTAGGAATTAACATTTCAAATCGTGATCAAGCAGATGCAGCAATTACTACAATTGATTCAGCTATCCAAACTGTATCCGCTCAACGTTCTAACCTTGGTGCAGTACAAAATCGTTTAGAGCACACTATCAACAACTTAGGAACTTCTGCTGAGAACTTAACTGCTGCAGAATCTCGTATCCGTGACGTTGATATGGCGAAAGAAATGATGGAATTCACGAAGAATAACATTCTTTCTCAAGCAGCTCAATCAATGCTTGCACAAGCAAATCAACAACCACAAGGTGTATTACAATTACTTCAATAA
- a CDS encoding ABC transporter permease, translating into MKKHRKFSNMTAIKWLIYAFFLLFLILPLLAVFLVSFTNEPINLFGSFISTETLRTSLEQFQNATLENFKSIFSNGHYFAGLKNSIILSFIVSVAVILLCVPIAYGIARTNMPWKKTISALCTIPLVVPTFISAYAFIIMFGRSGWVTYIYQALGGEGLFINPYSMMGIAIVQIFFFFPYALWPMVAAFKISDASLEEASRNMGAKGWLTFQTVTFPLVIPGMLSTLMVIFAVSFSDFGTPIILAPTDLNLIVVDAYREIAGFFNWGGAAILTVIMIAVAAVVYWLQNFFLKGKNYDTVSGKPKQIKLNKNKRVTIPLSIFSGFVVFVPLLAMITVFLQSIATTWGKDPLPTGYTLDHYKTIFSSSLGNIQNSLILATGALLISVLIAVFVSYFVVRQKSTSLDFMTTIPLIVPGIAFGVALIQTFNVAPLQLTGTAFILIVAYAIRRLPYMVRSTVGTMKSIKKDIEEAAVNLGASTFTSAVTILGPLMLPGIAAGSILVFVTVIKETSISILMAPAEWAPMSLAIFQNVLRAEYYSAAAMSIILVLMVVTLQMIANKISSSGK; encoded by the coding sequence ATGAAAAAACACCGGAAATTCTCAAATATGACAGCTATCAAATGGCTCATCTACGCATTTTTTCTTTTGTTCTTAATACTACCATTACTTGCAGTATTTTTAGTTAGTTTTACTAATGAGCCAATCAACTTATTTGGATCGTTTATTAGTACAGAAACATTGCGCACATCCTTGGAGCAATTTCAAAACGCAACATTAGAAAACTTTAAGTCGATTTTTTCCAATGGACATTATTTTGCAGGCTTAAAAAATAGTATCATCTTGTCCTTTATCGTTTCAGTTGCGGTCATTTTACTTTGTGTTCCGATAGCATATGGGATTGCACGGACAAACATGCCATGGAAGAAAACGATAAGTGCATTATGTACGATACCTCTCGTTGTCCCAACCTTTATATCGGCATACGCATTTATAATTATGTTTGGACGTTCAGGTTGGGTCACGTATATTTATCAGGCGCTTGGTGGTGAGGGACTCTTTATCAATCCATATTCAATGATGGGAATTGCTATTGTGCAAATCTTTTTTTTCTTTCCATATGCACTTTGGCCAATGGTTGCTGCGTTTAAAATCAGTGATGCTTCCTTAGAAGAAGCTTCTCGAAATATGGGAGCAAAAGGATGGTTGACCTTTCAGACAGTGACATTTCCGTTAGTGATTCCAGGAATGCTATCGACGTTAATGGTTATTTTTGCAGTCAGTTTTTCCGATTTTGGAACACCAATCATTTTGGCGCCAACGGATTTGAATTTAATTGTTGTCGATGCATATCGAGAAATTGCTGGGTTCTTTAATTGGGGTGGGGCTGCAATTTTAACAGTGATTATGATCGCAGTGGCAGCTGTGGTTTATTGGCTTCAAAACTTTTTCTTGAAAGGAAAGAATTACGATACGGTATCAGGAAAACCGAAACAAATTAAGTTAAATAAAAATAAAAGAGTAACAATTCCGCTATCTATTTTCTCTGGATTTGTTGTTTTTGTTCCTTTACTTGCGATGATAACTGTATTTTTACAATCGATTGCCACAACGTGGGGAAAGGATCCCTTACCGACTGGATATACACTCGACCATTATAAGACGATCTTTTCTTCATCATTGGGAAATATACAAAATAGTTTAATTCTCGCTACTGGTGCACTACTTATTAGTGTGTTGATCGCAGTATTTGTATCCTATTTTGTAGTGAGGCAGAAATCAACTTCACTGGATTTTATGACTACGATACCGTTGATTGTTCCAGGGATTGCCTTTGGCGTTGCATTAATACAAACCTTTAATGTTGCACCATTACAATTAACGGGCACAGCATTTATTCTCATTGTTGCATATGCGATACGAAGACTGCCGTATATGGTGCGTTCAACAGTCGGAACGATGAAATCAATAAAAAAAGACATTGAAGAAGCAGCAGTGAATTTAGGTGCTTCAACATTTACATCTGCTGTAACGATTCTTGGACCATTAATGTTGCCGGGGATTGCAGCTGGCTCAATCTTGGTGTTCGTTACGGTTATTAAAGAAACAAGTATATCGATATTAATGGCGCCTGCGGAGTGGGCACCGATGAGTTTGGCAATTTTTCAAAATGTATTGCGGGCGGAATATTATTCTGCCGCAGCAATGTCGATTATTTTAGTATTAATGGTTGTTACACTGCAAATGATTGCCAACAAAATTTCATCTTCAGGTAAATAG
- a CDS encoding ABC transporter substrate-binding protein: MKRLFLFFLVLGLPLFLLIACADGGDSGDGDNGGGDSITLYSPETPDLTKQLAQKYEEVHGGKVNVHYAGTNVLVNQMMAEKGNPQADVWYGGGGILPFESAVDKEIITSFIPESAEDWEVIENGIKMKHQDGYYTGVELFVLGFSYNADLVSEEEAPKTWEDLLDPKWEGKIQFPNPAASGTSTLMVLSYMMQYGEEEGWEYFQKLKDQANSIPDSGSAPTKAVAMGEAHVAVGFDFMAYEHQANGETVDFIVPDKTPILSNPMTLVKDGPNPEGGQKFMEFMLSEDAQQILADWYHIPINPDIESKTPLSVDNISNHAVELDIDWVNENYDRIRNEWNSKIK, translated from the coding sequence ATGAAGAGGCTTTTTTTATTCTTTTTAGTATTAGGTTTACCGTTGTTTCTGCTTATAGCTTGTGCAGATGGGGGAGATAGTGGCGATGGTGATAATGGTGGAGGCGATAGTATCACGTTGTATTCACCGGAGACACCTGATTTGACGAAGCAGCTTGCACAAAAATATGAAGAAGTTCATGGCGGTAAGGTGAATGTGCATTATGCAGGAACGAATGTATTGGTGAATCAAATGATGGCGGAGAAGGGTAATCCGCAAGCGGACGTTTGGTATGGAGGTGGAGGGATCCTTCCATTCGAATCTGCAGTAGATAAAGAAATTATTACTTCTTTTATTCCGGAAAGTGCTGAAGACTGGGAAGTTATTGAAAACGGTATCAAAATGAAGCATCAGGATGGGTATTATACAGGGGTAGAATTATTCGTACTGGGATTTTCATATAATGCCGACCTTGTTTCCGAAGAAGAAGCTCCTAAGACTTGGGAAGATTTGTTGGATCCGAAATGGGAAGGAAAGATTCAATTTCCTAATCCAGCAGCATCTGGTACATCCACACTGATGGTGCTTAGTTATATGATGCAATATGGTGAAGAAGAAGGATGGGAATATTTTCAAAAACTAAAGGATCAAGCAAATTCAATTCCGGATTCTGGTTCTGCGCCTACAAAAGCTGTAGCGATGGGAGAAGCGCATGTTGCGGTTGGGTTTGATTTTATGGCATATGAACACCAAGCGAATGGAGAGACTGTTGACTTTATTGTTCCAGATAAAACGCCAATACTGTCTAATCCAATGACACTAGTAAAAGATGGACCAAATCCTGAAGGCGGGCAGAAATTTATGGAGTTTATGCTGAGTGAGGATGCACAGCAAATTCTTGCGGACTGGTATCATATTCCGATTAATCCAGACATCGAATCGAAGACACCTTTGTCCGTTGATAATATTAGTAATCATGCGGTAGAACTTGATATCGACTGGGTGAATGAAAATTATGATCGAATACGAAATGAATGGAATAGCAAAATTAAGTAA